Proteins encoded by one window of Camelus bactrianus isolate YW-2024 breed Bactrian camel chromosome 9, ASM4877302v1, whole genome shotgun sequence:
- the EXOSC6 gene encoding exosome complex component MTR3, which yields MPGDHRRIRGPEESQPPQLYAADEDEEPASRDSTRLRPVYARAGLLSQAKGSAYLEAGGTKVLCAVSGPRQVEGGERGSGPAGAGGEAPAALRGRLLCDFRRAPFSGRRRRAPPGGGEERELALALQEALEPAVRLGRYPRAQLEVSALLLEDGGSALAAALTAASLALADAGIEMYDLVVGCGLSRAPGPAPIWLLDPTLLEEERAAASLTVALMPVLNQVAGLLGSGEGGPTESWAEAVRLGLEGCQRLYPVLQQCLVRAARRRGTAAPP from the coding sequence ATGCCTGGGGACCACCGCCGCATCCGCGGGCCTGAAGAGTCGCAGCCGCCTCAGCTATACGCGGCTGACGAAGACGAGGAGCCAGCCTCTCGCGACTCGACACGGCTGCGTCCCGTGTACGCGCGCGCGGGGCTGCTGAGCCAGGCGAAGGGCTCCGCCTACCTGGAGGCGGGAGGCACCAAGGTTCTGTGCGCCGTGTCTGGCCCGCGCCAGGTCGAGGGCGGCGAGCGCGGCAGCGGCCCGGCCGGAGCGGGCGGTGAGGCTCCGGCCGCGTTGCGCGGCCGGCTGCTTTGCGACTTCCGCCGTGCGCCCTTCTCGGGCCGTCGGCGCCGGGCTCCCCCAGGCGGCGGCGAAGAGCGCGAGCTGGCACTGGCGCTGCAAGAGGCACTGGAGCCGGCGGTGCGCCTGGGCCGCTACCCGCGCGCACAGCTCGAGGTGTCCGCACTACTGCTAGAAGATGGCGGCTCTGCGCTGGCTGCTGCGCTCACTGCCGCCTCGCTCGCCCTGGCCGATGCGGGCATCGAGATGTACGACCTGGTAGTGGGCTGCGGCCTAAGCCGCGCGCCGGGGCCTGCGCCTATCTGGCTACTGGATCCCACGCTCCTCGAGGAGGAACGCGCCGCCGCCAGCCTCACCGTGGCGCTCATGCCCGTCCTCAACCAGGTGGCCGGGCTGCTGGGCAGCGGGGAGGGTGGCCCTACCGAAAGCTGGGCGGAGGCCGTGCGCCTGGGTCTCGAGGGCTGCCAGCGCCTCTACCCCGTTCTGCAGCAGTGCTTGGTGCGGGCCGCCCGCCGAAGGGGCACCGCCGCGCCGCCCTGA